Sequence from the Rhea pennata isolate bPtePen1 unplaced genomic scaffold, bPtePen1.pri scaffold_32, whole genome shotgun sequence genome:
ACATCTActgtcttttcttgcttttgcagcCTGCCACATCCAGAGGGAGCAAGATGTCCAACAGTAGCTCCCTCAACTAGTTCCTGCTCCTGGCATTTGCCGATACACGGCAGTTGCAACTCTGGCACTTTGTGCtgttcctgggcatctacctggctgctctcctgggcaaccgcctcatcatcacagccataGCCTGTGACCACCgtctccacacccccatgtacttcttcctcctcaatcTCTCCATCCTTGACCTTGGTttcatctccaccactgtccccaaatccatggccaattccctctggaacaccagggccatttcctattcaggatgtgctgcccagaTCTTCTTCTTTATCATCTTCATTTCAGGTGagtattctctcctcactgtcatggcctatgatcgctatgttgccatctgcagaccTCTGCACTACAGGACCCTCATGGACAGCAAAGCTTGTGTcaaaaaggcagcagctgcctgggccagtggctttctctgtgcagtgctgcacactGGAAACACATTCTCAATACAATTCTGCCAAGGCAATGTCCtagaccagttcttctgtgaaatcccccagatcctcaagctctcctgtgcagactcctacctcagggaagttgaggcTCTTGTAGTTGGTGCCTGTTTATTCTTTGGGTGTTTAGTTTTCATTGTGCTAACTtacgtgcagatcttcactgttgtgctgagga
This genomic interval carries:
- the LOC134154509 gene encoding LOW QUALITY PROTEIN: olfactory receptor 14J1-like (The sequence of the model RefSeq protein was modified relative to this genomic sequence to represent the inferred CDS: substituted 1 base at 1 genomic stop codon), yielding MSNSSSLNXFLLLAFADTRQLQLWHFVLFLGIYLAALLGNRLIITAIACDHRLHTPMYFFLLNLSILDLGFISTTVPKSMANSLWNTRAISYSGCAAQIFFFIIFISGEYSLLTVMAYDRYVAICRPLHYRTLMDSKACVKKAAAAWASGFLCAVLHTGNTFSIQFCQGNVLDQFFCEIPQILKLSCADSYLREVEALVVGACLFFGCLVFIVLTYVQIFTVVLRIPSEQGRHKAFSMCLPHLAVVSLFICTSFFAYLKPPHFSSPTLDLVVAVLYAVVPPTVNPIIYSMRKKELKDTLRKLLSKEDLPYVQVENFTLLRMCSEVS